The Bacteroidales bacterium genome window below encodes:
- a CDS encoding gliding motility-associated C-terminal domain-containing protein — translation MKSLSAVIKNIFIFVISFSFCLPGLAQSGIKLAKEAQIVSSDINGNINIRLIYRVENSGADTLYTVHLEDDIKFAYRNVATISFVSRTLSSTLGASTKLTLNTSHTGGSENIFATGTGIYIQPGETATITIIYNIKLNTNYPQNGIQGFTAYVSAKNRNNIFVDAESINGSTPGGGNGAPGVVTPINIAMITITGLPQRTEAESDAKLMEFIIERRGYKAETTNLVATFAGTTYGSNTLPATLGTAAGSGIDAYSSFLTYNLTFNNGEDIKTLEMQIVDDDVYELKEVFSLTLTGQASNISLNQRIVYTTINSEEPKPTITLSDLTGQNKYTEGTSNPPAGTPVTVKATLSYPHYKNLTVPVALVFGSGTTMADAADFNGATSGSFTFNSQATESTFTFNIKQDDIEEEQEQFSVKATVNSTDLSDIGKSSLTYYIRDDDKRLIQWIGKAPESKFKELHKGTGIKDTVEIDFFIAEGNFRIPRLEITMPAGVQYEGDFQNLAADNRIDFKYDSKSGNTYYFVPVSATELIANQRVRFKFTKTALCSATQGTKEDIVKLRHTLLSGTNLYAKDLITSKTEQRYSYMVKEGNLVMQLTKGETLIFPSETDNSKPQEIKVQNTGLGVITSQDLAIEIEFDQKIIEKLDNLTINGIPATYATSTPYQKFTVTITDAILQTIGNKDKLFDPNENIIISYDVITRSKADLKGTNLNCGLKKETIRSYWACKKPAQTLTVGVEIYRPAGKPVLDLQIIKPTTFTEDGSPNNFIIKLTNTGTSDAFNVAVPMTIRTADTSLEWIIPNEVTVQIDGGPVYTVSASGSRASSVSFNFSNISTGLYIPVGKTAEIIYPIRRDVVNRYSSLTNDTEPDVLTNKYFSYLYLGNITYTDECQEAGKAGRLGDYFINGSGNVAAFAPLSVRNTNLIDMSDDPGVNLPGSYTMEFGDYFHVFPMHETNNWFDGELEINLYMESNVPLTAPDMQFDGIVLTGNDGSQLKWVLGDLNSSITVFRVDASDIETPQPNVPGIGDPRQNRWRIKIQNLDKKYLSKNAKIELKVMGVCTDNKTKINKVHYTVNYKTKNGVLHKVYKARTSTTVKCTNEPGVNLKRYFSQRINVTKGDQNDNGIDNGGKIGSGGDTDTTGLSKKIRFDRLYDLDTIIFKTSSRLMEYPADPTKWKHLHIVLSDKNRKMDATNFIHQETKIKLYQKITGTYFEYLNHTITGAGSVQYQPNYNGSNHLGLHWDPGTPAYLFGAYDSIAIESVWTTRVETGVTGSARTQETSNYKFWTYVHDVERTNWYDDFPVGTDPNMPIAQMDAYFVGEMDRYTIGYTTNSVPIHQMLSPQYTTAQNASYSHLLTIGTYGWNNTTFTNELRQPYYVNDVKFTLPYGYVLEGDMKFLNIGSTKENGIYKHNFVKEFLNGNKQTAVTLTNYWDTDIKEIHNTSKDQIADEGWSSNAYIPIKVTPRAPIGLSSVSVDLSYASPPDAGLDPFNQSVSFYLNNNAANFLVEYFDKEAYAYNDTVRWTVRVTNPSSVEDVMNCWLYLEGDGSLKPLYVVDHNNNIVTTPNKGYQGRWIKVADKLLKSSAQYYTIVARYDPYVCDRDSLVVTPWFNQTTDPMNYTLNGTANYYQSNPLDTTTNINSPTYDLWVGITQSIYINQFESAINGMVTQLMDTPKKPEAPVTGGKYDKDEISLGNDFPVEIILNTTDMIGVKDVNIDISIPKGLKYVENSGYYQWKGDTLKFETTAETKMLGFDGDVNTPGDVERTINITLKDFINRDTIPGIYNTEFDDRTVFLRFLLNPQCQGFDADSASINVQMHANRLCGTPAYGDQDTITGGQIYLEGFRYYKLDQDLYPPAGPDFALCNNQDKGTLTARLYRIGAGALQNDSIVLKLPKQFTLDLTANPGNSIRYDKLNTDPTDAGTPWDMDGEPIKYNLITDDPDSTIIKWAVPRKYSENYKKNIRIEYEIDIKVDQNNFQPSDYKYDQVATIYVVSGDNPTCTGSNSVAGEVLSKEKLHLYIHTNLIGLAKENTWVIDPAKPSDFIVTTTYTIHNYSSSYLNSIMLRDELYQMYNGQVDLDSFKIKINTPLTLPSEIEIDSLYIGGGNLVQSGMLAGGETAVIEMTYRATPNLSYTGVKFKNNASISAYNHLVCQTTDISTWPLATVPDAEKPDNSREPDNLHTIVTNEPSDTSPTDYNDDGDPNNNDVQTPVQFSSIRFKDYVTQPPTYPKISEDVGTLSIIVERVGDLSGSVDVGFGTDKSYLSKILPRDSLATLGTSPDCGVDAWKANLIETIPQSSWTPVSGSQTMAEAVVSINIVDDNIFEWDEAFYAYLFNAPPLVSLINDTVTVEIAVSDRMPTINMVAVQDSIKEGTIIQGPGHNYGCTPLLFKVSLTNPSYQEIKADWQSIGGGNGTDPLAGYNYKTGSLSFQNSCLATDTVQFIEICVIADSIPEPSKLAQAELISSSITTALWGKMKASTMIVDDDIKIDTLALRSLQCKNDASGKIVIVARGGETGASAGKYHYRWTGPNGFTSSNFTSGNDSIQNLQAGIYTVTITDVWSNPTSVSYSIEVIEPTLSLSIAIDNIKNVTCNNGSDGAISTTISGGWDSPNYVINWSKEGDSYTANTDDITGLFPGVYIIVANDSALCTATDTVTITQPLPLAISGSAIGHVICKGNSNGKIGITVNNGNPFPTPNDPYLIHWTGPNGYTNSSNRSDISGLFTGEYVVTIQDNGCETLKDTFLVKEPLLGLAVSIDSILNVACKEDATGAIYLKTEGGWGENTYTWDDGMVFDIPEREGLIAKTYSVIVADSAGCTLIVSPIIVSEPNEKMVVTIAATDETYQNGNDGTITVMVAGGIPNYNYLWNDDPTLNTNYRNHLHANTYTITVTDQWNCSIVNTVVIDEPLVVDDLPNVFTPDNDGFNDRLLENFHIKVFDRWGLLLYDGTDGWDGRYKGKMMPAGTYFYVLIDDTTGKEYKSSVLLQIVK, via the coding sequence ATGAAATCATTGAGCGCAGTCATAAAAAACATTTTCATCTTCGTTATATCATTTTCATTTTGTTTACCAGGATTGGCACAAAGCGGCATAAAACTGGCAAAAGAAGCACAGATAGTCAGTTCAGATATTAATGGGAATATTAATATCAGATTGATTTACAGAGTGGAAAATTCCGGAGCAGATACACTATACACTGTTCATTTAGAAGATGATATAAAATTTGCATACCGGAATGTTGCTACGATCTCCTTTGTTTCACGTACGCTTAGCAGCACGCTCGGAGCAAGCACAAAACTCACCCTAAATACAAGTCACACCGGAGGGTCGGAAAATATCTTTGCTACTGGCACCGGCATTTATATACAACCAGGTGAGACAGCAACAATTACTATCATCTATAACATAAAACTTAACACCAACTACCCACAAAATGGGATCCAGGGATTTACCGCCTATGTATCTGCTAAAAATAGAAATAATATTTTTGTAGATGCAGAGTCGATTAACGGAAGTACACCTGGCGGAGGTAATGGTGCACCTGGCGTGGTAACGCCCATTAATATAGCTATGATCACCATTACAGGGCTTCCTCAGCGTACTGAAGCTGAAAGTGATGCCAAATTAATGGAATTTATCATAGAGAGAAGAGGATACAAAGCAGAGACTACTAATCTAGTAGCAACATTCGCGGGAACCACTTACGGATCAAATACATTACCGGCAACTTTAGGAACTGCCGCAGGCTCGGGAATAGATGCCTATTCTTCATTTTTGACTTATAATCTGACATTCAATAATGGAGAAGATATTAAAACACTGGAAATGCAGATCGTAGATGATGATGTTTATGAACTGAAAGAGGTATTTTCACTGACTTTAACCGGACAAGCATCTAACATCTCGTTAAATCAGCGCATAGTATACACCACCATCAATAGTGAAGAACCCAAACCGACCATCACGCTTTCTGACTTAACCGGGCAAAATAAATATACGGAAGGAACAAGCAATCCTCCAGCCGGAACGCCTGTAACAGTAAAAGCAACATTATCATATCCGCATTATAAAAATCTAACCGTCCCTGTAGCACTAGTGTTCGGAAGCGGAACAACCATGGCTGATGCCGCAGATTTCAATGGCGCTACTTCCGGTAGTTTTACTTTTAACAGCCAAGCCACGGAAAGTACTTTTACTTTTAATATCAAACAGGACGATATTGAAGAAGAGCAGGAACAATTTAGCGTAAAAGCTACAGTCAACAGCACTGATTTAAGTGATATAGGAAAATCATCATTGACTTATTATATCCGCGATGATGACAAACGTTTAATCCAATGGATAGGAAAAGCTCCGGAATCAAAATTTAAGGAGTTACATAAAGGAACCGGTATAAAAGATACCGTAGAAATTGATTTCTTTATCGCCGAAGGGAATTTCAGGATACCAAGGCTTGAGATCACCATGCCTGCTGGTGTGCAGTACGAAGGAGATTTTCAAAATCTTGCCGCAGATAACCGTATAGATTTCAAGTATGACTCTAAAAGCGGTAACACTTATTATTTTGTTCCGGTCTCTGCCACAGAATTGATAGCCAACCAAAGAGTGCGTTTTAAGTTTACAAAAACAGCACTGTGTTCTGCTACACAGGGAACGAAGGAAGATATAGTCAAACTAAGACACACCCTCCTAAGTGGAACAAATCTATATGCAAAAGACCTGATCACCTCTAAAACAGAACAAAGGTATTCTTACATGGTCAAAGAGGGAAATCTGGTTATGCAATTAACTAAAGGAGAAACCCTTATTTTCCCCAGCGAAACAGATAATTCCAAACCACAGGAAATCAAAGTACAAAACACTGGTTTAGGCGTAATTACAAGTCAGGATCTGGCCATCGAGATAGAATTCGACCAAAAAATCATAGAAAAACTGGATAACCTAACCATTAATGGTATCCCAGCCACTTATGCCACATCTACTCCTTACCAAAAATTCACCGTCACCATTACAGATGCTATCCTTCAAACCATAGGAAACAAAGATAAATTATTCGATCCCAATGAAAATATTATCATTAGTTATGATGTAATCACACGTTCAAAAGCTGATCTGAAAGGTACCAACCTTAATTGTGGATTGAAAAAAGAAACCATCCGGTCCTATTGGGCATGTAAAAAACCAGCACAAACACTTACCGTAGGTGTAGAAATATACCGTCCCGCAGGAAAGCCTGTTCTGGATCTTCAAATAATAAAACCAACAACATTTACCGAAGATGGTTCACCAAATAATTTTATTATAAAACTGACTAATACCGGAACCAGTGATGCTTTCAATGTGGCTGTTCCAATGACAATACGTACAGCCGATACCAGCCTGGAATGGATCATTCCCAATGAGGTAACTGTCCAGATTGACGGAGGACCGGTTTATACTGTCTCTGCCAGTGGAAGTAGAGCCTCAAGTGTTAGCTTCAATTTCTCCAACATCAGTACCGGCTTATATATCCCGGTAGGAAAAACCGCTGAAATCATCTATCCGATTCGCCGGGATGTTGTTAACAGATATAGTTCATTAACCAATGACACCGAACCGGATGTCTTGACCAACAAATATTTTTCCTACCTGTATCTAGGCAACATCACATATACTGACGAATGTCAGGAAGCAGGAAAAGCTGGAAGATTAGGGGATTACTTTATCAATGGAAGTGGTAATGTTGCTGCATTTGCTCCTTTATCGGTCAGAAATACCAATTTAATCGACATGAGTGATGATCCGGGAGTCAATTTACCCGGTTCATATACCATGGAATTTGGTGATTATTTCCATGTTTTTCCCATGCATGAGACCAATAACTGGTTCGATGGAGAATTGGAGATCAATTTGTATATGGAATCCAATGTCCCGCTTACTGCACCCGACATGCAGTTTGACGGGATCGTCCTGACAGGTAATGATGGCAGCCAGTTGAAATGGGTATTGGGAGACCTGAATTCTTCTATTACTGTATTTCGCGTAGATGCATCAGATATAGAAACTCCTCAACCAAATGTTCCGGGTATAGGCGATCCTCGCCAAAATCGTTGGCGCATCAAGATACAAAACCTTGATAAAAAATACCTCAGTAAAAATGCAAAAATCGAACTGAAGGTAATGGGGGTCTGTACCGATAATAAGACAAAAATCAACAAAGTACATTATACTGTTAATTATAAAACCAAAAACGGTGTCTTACATAAAGTCTATAAGGCAAGGACATCCACTACAGTTAAATGTACCAACGAGCCCGGAGTCAATCTAAAGAGATATTTCAGTCAAAGGATCAATGTGACCAAAGGCGATCAAAATGATAACGGTATTGATAACGGAGGTAAGATAGGAAGCGGCGGGGATACCGATACCACAGGGTTAAGCAAAAAAATAAGATTTGATCGTTTATATGATCTGGATACCATAATCTTCAAAACATCATCCAGGTTAATGGAGTATCCTGCCGATCCTACAAAATGGAAACATCTCCATATTGTACTGAGTGATAAAAACCGCAAGATGGATGCTACTAATTTTATCCATCAGGAAACCAAAATAAAACTTTACCAAAAAATTACCGGTACATATTTTGAATACCTTAACCATACCATCACAGGAGCAGGAAGTGTTCAATATCAACCTAATTATAATGGTTCCAATCATCTCGGATTACACTGGGATCCGGGTACGCCAGCTTATTTGTTCGGAGCCTATGACTCAATCGCCATAGAATCGGTATGGACCACCCGGGTAGAAACAGGAGTGACCGGTAGTGCAAGAACACAGGAAACCAGTAATTATAAATTCTGGACCTATGTACATGATGTGGAAAGAACCAATTGGTATGATGATTTCCCAGTGGGAACAGACCCAAATATGCCTATAGCTCAAATGGATGCCTATTTTGTTGGAGAAATGGACCGCTATACCATTGGTTATACAACCAACAGCGTTCCGATTCATCAGATGTTAAGCCCTCAATATACCACTGCACAGAATGCTTCTTACAGCCATTTGTTAACTATTGGTACGTACGGATGGAACAACACTACATTCACCAATGAGCTACGCCAGCCTTATTATGTGAATGATGTAAAATTCACCCTTCCTTATGGTTATGTATTGGAAGGTGATATGAAATTTTTAAATATCGGATCCACTAAGGAGAACGGCATCTACAAACACAACTTTGTAAAAGAATTCCTGAATGGAAATAAGCAAACAGCAGTAACGCTCACGAATTACTGGGATACTGATATTAAAGAAATACACAATACTTCAAAGGATCAGATTGCTGACGAAGGATGGAGCTCTAATGCCTATATACCCATAAAAGTAACTCCAAGAGCCCCGATAGGACTGTCGTCTGTGTCAGTTGATCTGTCTTATGCATCTCCTCCTGATGCCGGACTGGATCCATTTAATCAATCCGTTTCATTTTACCTGAATAATAATGCCGCCAACTTCCTGGTAGAATATTTTGACAAAGAAGCTTACGCATATAATGATACGGTCAGATGGACTGTTCGTGTAACCAATCCGTCTTCGGTTGAAGATGTCATGAACTGTTGGCTGTATCTTGAAGGAGACGGATCACTTAAGCCGTTATACGTTGTGGATCATAATAATAATATTGTCACCACACCTAATAAAGGGTATCAGGGAAGATGGATCAAAGTAGCGGACAAATTATTGAAATCTTCAGCACAATATTATACCATTGTCGCCCGGTATGATCCGTATGTATGCGACAGGGACAGTCTGGTAGTAACGCCCTGGTTCAACCAGACAACCGATCCGATGAATTATACATTGAACGGCACGGCCAATTATTACCAAAGTAATCCATTGGATACCACCACCAATATCAATTCACCGACTTACGACCTGTGGGTGGGAATTACGCAATCCATCTATATCAACCAGTTTGAATCTGCCATCAATGGGATGGTCACGCAACTGATGGATACACCTAAAAAACCCGAAGCACCTGTTACAGGAGGAAAATATGATAAGGATGAAATTTCGTTAGGTAATGATTTCCCTGTTGAGATCATACTCAACACTACAGATATGATAGGAGTGAAGGATGTGAATATCGATATAAGCATCCCAAAAGGACTGAAATATGTAGAAAATAGCGGTTATTACCAATGGAAAGGGGATACGCTCAAGTTCGAAACAACAGCAGAAACAAAAATGCTCGGATTCGACGGAGATGTTAATACTCCTGGAGATGTTGAACGTACCATCAACATAACATTGAAAGATTTCATCAACAGGGATACCATACCCGGTATATACAATACCGAATTTGATGATAGGACTGTATTTTTAAGATTCTTACTGAATCCTCAATGCCAGGGATTTGATGCCGATAGTGCGAGTATTAATGTACAAATGCATGCGAACAGACTCTGCGGAACACCTGCTTATGGTGATCAGGATACCATTACCGGAGGACAGATATATCTTGAAGGATTCCGGTATTATAAACTTGACCAGGATCTATATCCACCAGCCGGACCGGACTTTGCATTGTGCAATAACCAGGACAAAGGAACCCTTACTGCAAGGTTATACCGTATCGGAGCCGGAGCACTGCAAAATGACTCCATTGTCCTCAAACTTCCGAAACAATTTACCCTTGATTTAACCGCCAATCCGGGCAATTCTATCCGGTACGACAAATTGAACACCGATCCGACGGATGCCGGGACACCATGGGATATGGATGGAGAGCCGATCAAATACAATTTAATTACTGATGACCCGGATTCCACTATTATCAAATGGGCAGTTCCAAGAAAATATTCTGAAAACTACAAGAAAAATATACGTATCGAATATGAGATCGATATTAAGGTAGATCAGAATAATTTCCAACCATCCGACTATAAGTATGATCAAGTAGCCACGATATATGTAGTCAGCGGGGATAACCCCACCTGTACGGGAAGTAACTCCGTAGCCGGTGAAGTGTTATCGAAAGAAAAGTTGCATCTTTATATCCATACCAATTTAATTGGTCTGGCAAAAGAAAATACCTGGGTCATTGATCCGGCCAAACCTTCTGATTTTATTGTCACTACCACATATACGATCCATAATTACAGTAGTTCTTATCTGAACAGTATTATGCTCCGTGATGAACTGTACCAGATGTACAATGGACAGGTGGATCTTGATAGCTTTAAAATCAAAATAAACACTCCGTTAACACTTCCTTCGGAAATAGAAATAGACAGTTTGTATATAGGAGGAGGTAATCTGGTTCAATCAGGTATGTTGGCCGGCGGAGAAACAGCAGTAATAGAAATGACTTACCGGGCAACACCCAATTTAAGTTATACTGGTGTTAAATTCAAAAATAACGCCTCTATCAGTGCCTACAATCATTTGGTTTGCCAGACTACAGATATTTCCACATGGCCTTTGGCTACCGTTCCGGATGCAGAAAAACCGGACAATTCAAGAGAACCGGATAATTTACACACAATAGTTACCAATGAACCGTCCGACACTTCTCCAACGGATTATAATGATGACGGGGATCCCAACAATAACGATGTCCAGACACCTGTTCAATTCAGCAGTATCAGGTTCAAGGATTATGTAACCCAGCCACCAACCTATCCTAAGATCAGTGAAGATGTAGGTACACTGAGCATTATTGTCGAACGTGTAGGTGATCTTTCAGGAAGCGTGGATGTTGGATTCGGAACTGATAAAAGCTATTTGTCAAAAATACTTCCAAGAGATTCCCTGGCCACTTTAGGTACTTCTCCTGACTGTGGCGTGGACGCCTGGAAAGCAAATCTGATCGAAACCATCCCACAGTCAAGCTGGACCCCTGTCAGCGGTTCGCAAACCATGGCAGAAGCTGTAGTCAGCATCAATATCGTAGATGACAATATTTTTGAATGGGATGAAGCATTTTATGCTTACCTGTTCAATGCACCACCCCTGGTTTCACTGATCAATGATACTGTAACAGTGGAAATAGCAGTTAGCGACAGGATGCCCACCATTAATATGGTTGCCGTACAGGATTCCATAAAAGAAGGGACCATCATACAGGGTCCGGGCCATAATTACGGTTGTACTCCATTACTGTTTAAGGTCAGTTTGACCAATCCTTCTTATCAGGAAATCAAAGCAGATTGGCAGTCAATCGGAGGAGGAAACGGTACTGATCCTTTAGCAGGATACAATTATAAAACCGGTTCGCTTTCATTCCAAAACAGCTGTCTGGCAACCGATACCGTACAATTTATAGAAATTTGTGTAATCGCCGACAGCATTCCGGAACCTTCGAAATTGGCACAGGCAGAATTAATTTCCAGTAGCATCACCACTGCTTTATGGGGTAAAATGAAAGCTTCCACCATGATCGTAGATGACGATATTAAAATAGATACACTTGCCTTACGGAGCCTGCAATGTAAAAACGACGCTTCCGGAAAGATCGTTATTGTGGCAAGAGGTGGAGAAACCGGAGCTTCCGCAGGAAAATACCATTATAGGTGGACGGGTCCGAACGGCTTCACATCCAGTAATTTCACATCAGGAAATGATAGCATCCAAAACCTTCAGGCAGGTATTTATACGGTCACGATCACTGATGTTTGGAGTAATCCTACATCTGTAAGTTACTCGATTGAAGTAATTGAACCCACCTTATCATTGTCTATAGCTATTGATAATATTAAAAACGTTACCTGTAATAACGGAAGTGACGGTGCCATCAGCACCACTATATCCGGTGGTTGGGACAGTCCTAATTATGTGATCAATTGGAGCAAGGAAGGGGATAGCTATACGGCCAACACGGACGACATTACCGGCCTGTTCCCTGGTGTTTATATCATTGTAGCCAATGATAGTGCTCTATGTACAGCCACTGACACAGTTACTATTACCCAGCCTTTACCGTTGGCTATTTCCGGTTCTGCGATCGGCCATGTTATCTGTAAAGGCAATTCCAACGGAAAAATAGGCATTACCGTTAATAACGGTAATCCGTTCCCTACGCCCAATGACCCGTACTTAATCCATTGGACAGGACCCAACGGATATACGAACAGCAGTAACCGTTCTGATATCTCAGGCCTGTTTACCGGGGAATATGTTGTTACCATCCAGGATAACGGATGTGAAACACTCAAAGATACTTTCCTGGTAAAAGAACCGCTACTTGGTTTAGCAGTGTCGATAGACTCAATCCTTAATGTTGCCTGTAAAGAAGATGCAACAGGAGCCATTTACCTGAAAACCGAAGGAGGCTGGGGTGAAAACACCTATACATGGGATGACGGAATGGTCTTTGATATTCCAGAACGTGAAGGATTGATAGCCAAAACATACAGCGTAATTGTAGCAGATAGTGCAGGTTGCACGCTCATTGTCTCACCTATTATCGTTTCTGAACCGAATGAAAAAATGGTTGTTACGATTGCAGCTACGGACGAAACCTATCAAAACGGCAATGACGGTACCATTACGGTGATGGTAGCAGGAGGTATTCCTAACTATAATTATTTGTGGAACGATGATCCAACATTAAATACAAATTATCGCAACCATTTGCATGCCAATACGTATACTATCACAGTAACCGACCAATGGAATTGTTCAATAGTGAATACGGTTGTTATAGATGAACCTTTGGTTGTGGATGATCTACCAAACGTATTCACACCTGATAATGACGGATTTAACGACAGGTTATTGGAGAACTTCCATATTAAGGTATTTGATCGCTGGGGTTTGCTTTTATATGATGGTACCGATGGTTGGGATGGCAGATACAAGGGTAAAATGATGCCGGCCGGGACTTATTTTTATGTCTTGATTGACGATACCACAGGTAAAGAATATAAGAGCTCGGTACTGTTACAGATCGTAAAGTAA
- a CDS encoding PorP/SprF family type IX secretion system membrane protein has product MSIKLNFSHIISTRKILFIISLCLMLLGADQIFAQNDIQLSQQMFSRINYNPAATGITEDIHLYMLARQQWVGFKDAPQTIVINGHTFVPWTRSGWGFSLIGDMLGYEKSFNPKIRYAFHIPFSKSKSSLSLGIGAGVMYKTIDANNLVYENPADPNRLFGTQDKVKPDFDFGFEYNSKFLNTGASITHLGNNFNDSESTENSPHLYVYARGLFDLNKNWQITPGLSLHNSKSINQIEVNTLFFYKRVFWVGASYRIKESLVFLAGAYLSPNIMLGYSYDFNAHELSPYSNGSHEIMLSWKIPQPQKARKARRMRECYHAWW; this is encoded by the coding sequence ATGTCCATTAAATTAAATTTTAGTCATATCATATCAACAAGGAAGATTTTATTTATTATTTCCCTTTGTTTGATGTTACTGGGTGCAGATCAGATTTTCGCACAAAACGATATCCAATTAAGTCAGCAAATGTTCAGCCGGATCAATTATAATCCGGCAGCAACAGGTATCACAGAGGACATACACCTGTATATGCTTGCACGACAACAGTGGGTTGGATTTAAGGATGCTCCTCAAACAATCGTTATCAATGGACATACATTTGTTCCGTGGACTCGTTCCGGATGGGGTTTTTCCCTGATCGGTGATATGCTGGGTTATGAAAAAAGCTTCAATCCAAAGATCAGGTATGCTTTCCATATACCATTTTCCAAAAGCAAATCCTCATTATCCCTGGGTATCGGTGCCGGTGTCATGTATAAAACTATTGATGCGAATAATCTGGTTTATGAAAATCCGGCTGATCCTAACAGATTATTCGGAACCCAGGATAAAGTGAAGCCTGATTTTGATTTCGGATTTGAATACAATTCCAAGTTTTTGAATACAGGCGCTTCCATCACTCACTTAGGAAATAATTTCAACGATTCCGAAAGTACAGAAAATTCGCCCCATCTTTATGTGTATGCAAGAGGACTATTTGACCTTAACAAAAACTGGCAGATCACTCCGGGACTTTCGTTACACAACAGTAAAAGTATTAATCAGATAGAGGTCAATACTTTGTTTTTCTATAAAAGAGTATTCTGGGTAGGTGCATCGTACCGCATCAAGGAATCTCTTGTTTTTTTAGCAGGTGCTTACCTTAGTCCCAATATTATGCTTGGTTATTCCTATGATTTTAACGCACATGAACTGAGTCCTTATTCGAACGGTTCACATGAGATCATGCTTTCCTGGAAAATACCCCAGCCGCAAAAAGCACGTAAAGCAAGACGTATGCGTGAATGTTATCATGCATGGTGGTAA